Genomic DNA from Bacteroidia bacterium:
ATACAACCAATATTCCAAACCATTCACAGGAGCCAGTAAAACCACCGACAGGGGTAAAACACCACCTACAGTAAAGGAGGCGCCTGATGCCAGGGCTGCCTGAATGGGATTGGCCTGGCTTATTTCATTAATTCCCAATTCATCCCGAATATGACTTCCTAATGCATCTTT
This window encodes:
- a CDS encoding VIT1/CCC1 transporter family protein, producing the protein KDALGSHIRDELGINEISQANPIQAALASGASFTVGGVLPLSVVLLAPVNGLEYWLYGFTILFLVILGITSAKTGGSSIKKAILRITVWGTIAMVLSALVGYVFGVNV